The DNA segment ATTTGATTAGTTAATTTACATTATGCATTAATATACAAATTATATAGATTAATATGCAGTAAGTATGATATGGGTATTTAGATACTCTAAATTAAAGTTTTTATTATGATAAATTTTATTTTTAATTAATGGAAAGGTGAAGTAAGTGTATTCAAAAAAATTAAAAGAAGCTGAACTTGGATTTACATATGATGATTTTTTACTTGTACCTAATGCATCATATGTAGAAGCAAAAGATGTCGATACAACAGCTAGAGTATCAAAAAATTTCAAATTGAACATTCCGATTATAAGTTCAGCTATGGATACTGTAACAGAATCAGACATGGCAATAGCTTTAGCTCAAGAAGGTGGAGTTGGAGTTATCCATAGGAATATGACTTTAGAACAACAAGTTAAGGAAGTTAAAAAAGTCAAAATGTCTGGTGATTTAACTATAAAAGATGTTGTTACTATTACTCCTAATTCTTCTATAGCAACTGTTAAACATATTATGGATGAAGAAGCAGTTAGTGGGCTTCCTGTAATTGAAAATGAAAAATTAGTTGGAATTATCAGTAAAAGAGATATTAAACCTTTTTTAAATATTGATACTGATAAAAAAGTTGAAGATATAATGACTCCTGATGTAGTAACTATTGAAGAACCAATTACTCCTTCAGAAGCACTTGATTTAGCTTATGAGAATAAAGTTGAAAGACTTCCAGTTATTAGGGATGGTAAATTAGCTGGAATTGTTACTATTAGAGACATTTTAAATCATAAAAAATATCCTACAGCTGCAAGAGATAAAAAAGGAAGATTTTTAGTAGCTGCTGCTACTGGTCCTTTTGATTTAGAACGAGCAATGGCTCTTGATCAAGCTGGAGCAGATATTCTTGCAGTTGATTGTGCGCATGCTCATAATATGAATGTTGTCAAATTCGCTGAAACTATAAAAGATAATATTGATGCTGATCTTATCATGGGTAACATAGCTACTGCCGAAGCTGCTGAAGATTTGATTGCTCAAGGTGTTGATGGATTGAAAGTTGGTATTGGTCCAGGTTCGATGTGTACTACAAGAATCATTGCGGGAGTTGGTGTTCCTCAATTATCAGCTATTTCTAATGTAGCTGATGTAGCTAGTGAGTATGATGTTCCGGTAATTGCTGATGGTGGGCTTCGTTATTCTGGAGATATAGCTAAAGCTATGGGAGCTGGAGCAGATCTTGTAATGCTTGGAAATTTACTTGCAGGTACCTATGAATCTCCTGGAGATGTTGTTGTTATGAATGGAAGAAAATATAAACAATATCGTGGAATGGGTTCAATGGGTGCTATGACTGGTGGTTTTGGTGGTGGTGCTGATAGATACTTCCAAGAGATTAAAGGTCATATGAAACATTCAAAACTTGTTCCAGAAGGAGTAGAAGGTGCTGTTCCATATAAAGGAACTGTTGATGAAGTAGTTTTCCAACTTGTTGGTGGTCTTAAAGCATCTATGGGTTATTGTGGTGCTAAAAACATTGAAACCATGAAGAAAGTAGCTAAATTTGTTAGAATTACTTCTAGTGGTATTAAAGAAAGTCATCCTCATGACCTTATGATTACTAATGAAAGTCCTAATTATCCAACTTTGGAATAATTAGCTTTTTTTATATAATTAATTAAATTTTATCTATTAATTTTTTTATTAATAATTTTTAAATTTATACATATATTAAATAATTACTGTTATATTAAAATGAAAAATAAAAATATTCGCTCTGCTATTATTTTATGTGGAGGTATGAGTAGAAGAATGGGTGAAGATAAAGGATCAATGAAAATTGATGAAAAACCCATGATTATTTATTTGCTTGAAGCTTTAAATTCTAAAATAGATGAAGTTATATTAGTTTTAAATGATGAAACTAGGATAGCTAAATATAAATCTTTAATTACTGATTATATTAATAATCAAGATACTCAAAATAATCATAATAATAATAATAATAATAATAATAATAATTTTTTTGATTTTAATATAAAATTAGTAGAAGATGAAATTAAAAATAAAGGACCTTTATCAGGTATAATGACAGGTCTTAAAACAATATCTTCTAACTATGCATTAGTTTTACCATGTGATTCTCCTTATGTTAGTTCTAAATTCATTGATTACATGTTTATCACTTTAAATGAATTTATAAGTTCTAAAATTGATGTAGAAGGAATTGTTCCTTATCATAAATTTAATTATAATTCTAATAATTCTAATAATACTAAAAATAATTCTAAAAATAATTCTAAAAATAATTTTAATGATAATTTTAATGATAAAAATAAAAATAATAATAAAAATAATAAAAAAGAATTATTAAATAATTCAGAACCTTTACATAGTATTTATAAAAAAGAAAATTATTTTGTTATAAAAAATCTTTTAAAATCTGATAAAAAAGAAGTTAAGTCTTTTATAAATATAATAAATTCTTATTTTATTCCTATTGATGATAATTCTAATAAATCTAGTAAAATAAATGAAATTAATTTTAAAAATATTAATTATAAAAATGATTTATAAATTATTAATTTAAAAATAGATTTTAATTATAAATTTGATATAATATTAATAATTATGATATTAGTTATATTAATATATTATTAGTTATATTAATAAAATAGATTTTAATTATAATTGATATATTATTACTAATTAATAAAATAAATTTTAGTTATAAAAGTAGATTTATAAAGCTTTTTTAAAATAATTAATAATAATTAATTGAAATGTTTCATTTTTTATAGATTGATAAAACATTCTACTAATAAAAATAGTTAAACTTTTTATACAGATTTCTTCTGTTATTATTTTATGGTCAATTGATAATAGATATCTTTTGTTATTTTTTTGTTTATTTTATTTTTTTAAATTAAAAATTGAAGTAAAACTTTTCTTTTTAATTTTTATTCAATTTCAATTGATCTTGGATTTCTACCCAT comes from the Methanobrevibacter sp. TMH8 genome and includes:
- the guaB gene encoding IMP dehydrogenase, with the protein product MYSKKLKEAELGFTYDDFLLVPNASYVEAKDVDTTARVSKNFKLNIPIISSAMDTVTESDMAIALAQEGGVGVIHRNMTLEQQVKEVKKVKMSGDLTIKDVVTITPNSSIATVKHIMDEEAVSGLPVIENEKLVGIISKRDIKPFLNIDTDKKVEDIMTPDVVTIEEPITPSEALDLAYENKVERLPVIRDGKLAGIVTIRDILNHKKYPTAARDKKGRFLVAAATGPFDLERAMALDQAGADILAVDCAHAHNMNVVKFAETIKDNIDADLIMGNIATAEAAEDLIAQGVDGLKVGIGPGSMCTTRIIAGVGVPQLSAISNVADVASEYDVPVIADGGLRYSGDIAKAMGAGADLVMLGNLLAGTYESPGDVVVMNGRKYKQYRGMGSMGAMTGGFGGGADRYFQEIKGHMKHSKLVPEGVEGAVPYKGTVDEVVFQLVGGLKASMGYCGAKNIETMKKVAKFVRITSSGIKESHPHDLMITNESPNYPTLE
- a CDS encoding molybdenum cofactor guanylyltransferase; amino-acid sequence: MKNKNIRSAIILCGGMSRRMGEDKGSMKIDEKPMIIYLLEALNSKIDEVILVLNDETRIAKYKSLITDYINNQDTQNNHNNNNNNNNNNFFDFNIKLVEDEIKNKGPLSGIMTGLKTISSNYALVLPCDSPYVSSKFIDYMFITLNEFISSKIDVEGIVPYHKFNYNSNNSNNTKNNSKNNSKNNFNDNFNDKNKNNNKNNKKELLNNSEPLHSIYKKENYFVIKNLLKSDKKEVKSFINIINSYFIPIDDNSNKSSKINEINFKNINYKNDL